A window from Sphingobium sp. EM0848 encodes these proteins:
- the clpA gene encoding ATP-dependent Clp protease ATP-binding subunit ClpA, producing the protein MPSFAPALETTLHNALTHASERRHEYATLEHLLLALIDDEHASKVMQACGVELGELSDAVTQYLDTELDSLKVEGASDPSPTSGFQRVVQRAILHVQSSGKDEVTGANVLVALFSERESYAVYFLQQQDMSRLDAVSYISHGVGKGTAAPEQQRETKGAAEEEKKAQDSKGKKDSALEQFTVNLNEKAARGKVDPLIGRAAEVDRTIQILCRRSKNNPLYVGDPGVGKTAIAEGLARKIVEGEVPDVLKEAVIYSLDMGALLAGTRYRGDFEERLKAVVTELEKMPHAVLFIDEIHTVIGAGATSGGAMDASNLLKPALSGGTIRCIGSTTYKEFRNHFEKDRALLRRFQKIDVNEPSVEDTIKILAGLRSAFEEHHNVKYTPDAIKAAVELSARYINDRKLPDKAIDVIDEVGAMQMLVVPSKRKKTITPKEIEQVIATMARIPPKTVSADDKSVLETLDTDLKRVVFGQNRAIEVLSSAIKLSRAGLRDPDKPIGNYLFSGPTGVGKTEVARQLAHLLGIPLQRFDMSEYMERHSVSRLIGAPPGYVGYDQGGLLTDAVDQNPHSVLLLDEIEKAHPDLFNILLQVMDNGRLTDHHGKTVDFRNTILIMTTNAGASDMAKESIGFGELTREDVQEDAVKKLFTPEFRNRLDAVVPFGYLPPEIVARVVDKFILQLELQLADRDVHITLDDEAKAWLTKRGYDKLYGARPMGRLMQEKIKQPLAEELLFGKLVHGGEVHVRLKDDALAFEITPAAPKKGKKGGKAKPAESAK; encoded by the coding sequence ATGCCATCTTTCGCACCCGCCCTTGAAACCACCCTGCATAATGCGCTGACCCACGCTTCGGAGCGTCGTCACGAATATGCGACGCTGGAGCATTTGCTGCTCGCGCTGATCGACGATGAACATGCGTCGAAGGTGATGCAGGCCTGCGGTGTGGAACTTGGCGAGCTTTCCGATGCGGTGACGCAATATCTCGACACGGAACTGGACAGCCTGAAGGTGGAAGGGGCCAGCGACCCCTCCCCCACCAGCGGTTTCCAGCGCGTGGTCCAGCGCGCCATCCTGCACGTCCAGTCTTCCGGCAAGGATGAAGTGACGGGAGCCAATGTGCTCGTCGCGCTTTTCTCCGAGCGGGAAAGCTATGCCGTCTACTTCCTCCAGCAACAGGACATGAGCCGCCTGGATGCCGTCAGCTATATCAGCCACGGCGTCGGCAAGGGCACGGCCGCTCCTGAACAGCAGCGCGAAACGAAGGGCGCTGCCGAAGAGGAAAAGAAGGCGCAGGACAGCAAGGGCAAGAAGGACAGTGCCTTGGAGCAGTTCACCGTCAACCTCAATGAGAAGGCAGCGCGGGGCAAGGTTGACCCGCTGATCGGCCGCGCGGCCGAAGTCGACCGGACGATCCAGATCCTCTGCCGCCGGTCGAAGAACAACCCGCTCTATGTGGGCGATCCGGGCGTGGGCAAAACCGCCATCGCGGAAGGCCTGGCGCGCAAGATCGTCGAGGGCGAAGTTCCCGATGTCCTCAAGGAAGCGGTGATCTACTCGCTCGACATGGGCGCGCTGCTCGCCGGGACCCGCTATCGCGGCGATTTCGAGGAGCGCCTGAAGGCGGTCGTCACCGAACTGGAAAAGATGCCGCATGCGGTCCTCTTCATCGACGAGATCCACACGGTGATCGGCGCTGGCGCGACCAGCGGCGGCGCGATGGATGCGTCCAACCTGTTGAAGCCCGCTCTGTCGGGCGGCACGATCCGCTGCATCGGCTCGACCACCTACAAGGAGTTCCGCAACCATTTCGAGAAGGACCGCGCCCTGCTGCGCCGGTTCCAGAAGATCGACGTCAACGAACCTTCGGTCGAGGACACGATCAAGATTCTCGCCGGGCTGCGCAGCGCCTTTGAGGAGCATCACAACGTCAAATACACCCCCGACGCGATCAAGGCGGCGGTGGAGCTGTCGGCGCGCTACATCAACGACCGCAAGCTGCCCGACAAGGCGATCGACGTGATCGATGAGGTCGGCGCGATGCAGATGCTGGTCGTGCCCAGCAAGCGCAAGAAGACGATCACGCCGAAGGAGATCGAGCAGGTCATCGCGACCATGGCGCGCATCCCTCCCAAGACGGTGTCGGCGGACGACAAGTCGGTGCTCGAAACCCTCGATACGGATCTCAAGCGCGTCGTCTTCGGCCAGAACCGGGCCATCGAAGTCCTGTCCTCCGCGATCAAGCTGTCGCGGGCGGGCCTGCGCGATCCCGACAAGCCGATCGGCAACTATCTCTTCTCCGGCCCCACCGGCGTCGGCAAGACGGAGGTCGCGCGTCAGCTGGCCCATCTGCTCGGCATCCCGCTCCAGCGTTTCGACATGTCGGAATATATGGAACGGCACTCGGTCAGCCGCCTGATCGGCGCCCCTCCGGGCTATGTCGGCTATGATCAGGGCGGCCTGCTGACTGATGCGGTCGACCAGAATCCGCACAGCGTCCTGCTGCTGGACGAGATCGAGAAGGCGCATCCCGACCTGTTCAACATCCTGCTCCAGGTGATGGACAATGGCCGCCTGACCGATCACCACGGCAAGACGGTGGATTTCCGCAACACCATCCTCATCATGACCACCAATGCCGGTGCGTCGGACATGGCGAAGGAAAGCATCGGCTTCGGTGAACTGACCCGCGAGGATGTTCAGGAAGACGCGGTGAAGAAGCTCTTCACCCCCGAATTCCGCAACCGTCTGGATGCCGTCGTGCCCTTCGGCTATCTGCCGCCGGAAATCGTGGCCCGCGTCGTCGACAAGTTCATCCTTCAGCTGGAATTGCAGTTGGCGGACCGCGACGTCCACATCACCCTGGACGACGAGGCGAAGGCATGGCTCACCAAGCGCGGCTATGACAAGCTCTACGGCGCCCGCCCGATGGGCCGTCTGATGCAGGAGAAGATCAAGCAGCCGCTGGCCGAGGAACTGCTGTTCGGCAAGCTCGTCCACGGCGGTGAGGTCCATGTCCGGCTGAAAGACGACGCCCTCGCCTTCGAAATCACCCCCGCCGCCCCCAAAAAGGGCAAAAAGGGTGGCAAGGCGAAGCCTGCGGAATCAGCGAAATAA
- a CDS encoding DUF1192 domain-containing protein, whose protein sequence is MDMDDNLPRKADDPLAQLLRQDLGPLSVADLEARILALEGEIARTRSKIESAVNHKASAEALFKR, encoded by the coding sequence ATGGACATGGATGACAATCTGCCAAGAAAGGCTGATGATCCGCTGGCCCAACTGCTTCGACAGGATTTGGGTCCACTTTCCGTGGCCGATCTGGAAGCGCGTATCCTCGCGCTGGAGGGTGAAATCGCCCGAACCCGATCAAAGATTGAAAGCGCCGTTAACCACAAAGCAAGTGCCGAGGCGTTATTCAAGCGATGA
- a CDS encoding NAD(P)H-quinone oxidoreductase, protein MMAIGIAAPGGPEALVPERRPVPVPGPDEVLIKVAAAGVNRPDVMQRQGKYPPPPGAPDIPGLEVSGTIVAAGGSAELLVGQRVCALLPGGGYAEYVVAPAGQCLPVPDDYDLVEAAALPETLFTVWSNLFERAYVVEGDTVLVHGGTSGIGTMAISLCKLFDITTIVTCGSDEKCEQAKVWGADHAINYRTQDFVEEVKRITGGQGVQAVLDMVGGDYVPRNIQCMAEDGRHVSIAVMSGPKTSVFLPTIMSKRLTLTGSTLRPRSVAFKSLVADELMRVVWTFVEQGKLRPAMDSRFPLADAAKAHARMDAGDHFGKIVLTV, encoded by the coding sequence ATGATGGCCATCGGCATAGCGGCGCCGGGTGGGCCGGAGGCTTTGGTGCCGGAACGGCGGCCGGTTCCGGTGCCGGGTCCCGACGAAGTGCTGATCAAGGTGGCGGCCGCGGGCGTGAATCGCCCGGACGTGATGCAGCGGCAGGGGAAATATCCGCCGCCGCCGGGTGCGCCGGATATTCCGGGGCTGGAGGTTTCCGGAACCATCGTTGCCGCCGGCGGGAGCGCCGAACTGCTCGTCGGGCAGCGCGTGTGTGCGCTGCTGCCGGGCGGGGGCTATGCCGAATATGTGGTGGCGCCTGCGGGCCAATGCCTGCCCGTGCCGGACGATTATGATCTGGTGGAGGCGGCGGCGCTGCCCGAAACGCTGTTCACCGTATGGAGCAACCTGTTCGAGCGGGCCTATGTGGTGGAGGGAGATACGGTGCTGGTGCATGGCGGCACCAGCGGTATCGGCACCATGGCGATTTCGCTCTGCAAGCTGTTCGATATCACGACCATCGTCACCTGCGGCAGTGACGAGAAATGTGAGCAGGCCAAGGTCTGGGGTGCGGATCATGCGATCAATTACCGCACTCAGGATTTCGTCGAGGAAGTGAAGCGCATCACCGGCGGACAGGGTGTGCAGGCGGTTCTGGATATGGTCGGCGGCGATTATGTCCCGCGCAACATCCAGTGCATGGCCGAAGACGGCCGCCATGTGTCGATCGCGGTGATGAGCGGGCCGAAGACGAGCGTCTTTCTGCCCACGATCATGAGCAAGCGGCTGACGCTCACCGGGTCGACGCTGCGGCCACGCTCCGTCGCGTTCAAGAGTCTGGTGGCGGACGAATTGATGCGGGTCGTCTGGACCTTCGTCGAGCAGGGCAAGCTGCGGCCTGCCATGGATAGCCGCTTTCCGCTGGCCGATGCGGCCAAGGCGCATGCGCGCATGGATGCCGGCGACCATTTCGGAAAGATCGTGCTGACGGTTTGA
- a CDS encoding UDP-2,3-diacylglucosamine diphosphatase, producing the protein MNAITRLPFLADVGLSEGDDAADDKFTIPEREGQRRRYRTIWISDIHLGTRGCNAKMLIDFLDSVDSDTMYLVGDIIDGWRLKKRFYWPAAHNDVVWRVMKRAKRGTRVVYIPGNHDEMFRQFTGLSFGGVEIRRKAIHETADGRKLLVLHGDEFDTIMLAHRWLAFIGDAAYTMLMRVNIVVNAVRQRMGLPYWSLSKMAKHKVKNAVEFISRFEEVVAHEAGSRGVDGVVCGHIHNAEIREIAGVEYYNDGDWVEGCTALVEHFDGRMEVLHWAEEIAKRTADEPARIAA; encoded by the coding sequence ATGAACGCCATCACACGCCTGCCATTTCTGGCAGACGTTGGTTTGTCGGAGGGGGATGACGCCGCCGACGACAAGTTCACCATCCCCGAACGGGAAGGGCAGCGTCGCCGCTATCGCACGATCTGGATTTCGGACATCCATCTCGGCACGCGCGGCTGCAATGCGAAGATGCTGATCGACTTTCTCGACAGCGTCGACAGCGACACCATGTATCTGGTGGGCGACATCATCGACGGCTGGCGGCTCAAGAAGCGCTTCTACTGGCCCGCCGCGCACAATGATGTCGTGTGGCGCGTGATGAAGCGCGCCAAGCGCGGCACCCGCGTCGTCTATATTCCCGGCAATCATGACGAGATGTTCCGTCAGTTCACGGGCCTCAGCTTCGGCGGCGTGGAGATCCGGCGCAAGGCCATTCACGAAACCGCCGATGGCCGCAAGCTGCTGGTGCTGCATGGCGACGAGTTCGACACGATCATGCTCGCGCATCGCTGGCTCGCCTTCATCGGCGACGCGGCCTACACCATGCTGATGCGCGTCAATATCGTGGTGAACGCGGTGCGTCAGCGCATGGGGCTGCCCTATTGGTCGCTCAGCAAGATGGCCAAGCACAAGGTCAAGAATGCGGTCGAATTTATCTCCCGCTTCGAGGAAGTGGTGGCGCATGAAGCCGGATCGCGCGGCGTCGACGGCGTGGTCTGCGGTCATATCCACAATGCCGAGATTCGCGAGATAGCGGGCGTCGAATATTATAATGACGGCGACTGGGTCGAAGGCTGCACCGCGCTGGTCGAGCATTTCGACGGCCGGATGGAAGTGCTGCACTGGGCCGAGGAGATCGCCAAGCGCACCGCCGATGAACCCGCACGGATCGCGGCATAG
- a CDS encoding glycosyltransferase family 1 protein, translating to MRIIIVTDAWSPQVNGVVRTLQTIQTELEHMGHEVKVISPDLFGSIPCPTYPEIRLAFVRSTVVGQMIAAFRPDAVHLATEGPLCLAARRWCLRSGIRFTTAYHTHFPDYVAQRTGLPASWFWRYIRWFHGPAEAVLVSTRSVRQQLRAHGLAQVRAWGRGVDLVAFTPKAPQPAAFADLPRPIQLYVGRVAVEKNLEAFLASDHPGTRVVVGDGPARAMLEKTYPQARFLGPMFGADLAGAYAGADVFVFPSRTDTFGLVMIEALACGTPVAAYPVTGPIDIVTPETGALSDRLEDAIAAALTRDRRACAAYGQSFSWERSAQEFLAGLHNIDREVLESAA from the coding sequence ATGCGGATCATCATCGTCACCGACGCCTGGAGCCCGCAGGTCAACGGCGTCGTCCGCACGCTCCAGACGATCCAGACGGAACTGGAGCATATGGGGCATGAGGTGAAGGTGATCTCGCCCGATCTTTTCGGCTCGATCCCCTGTCCGACCTATCCCGAAATCCGGCTGGCCTTTGTGCGTTCGACCGTGGTGGGGCAGATGATCGCGGCCTTCCGGCCCGATGCGGTGCATCTCGCCACCGAAGGCCCGCTCTGCCTCGCTGCCCGGCGCTGGTGCCTGCGCAGCGGTATTCGCTTCACCACCGCCTATCATACCCATTTCCCGGATTATGTGGCGCAGCGCACCGGCCTGCCTGCTTCCTGGTTCTGGCGCTATATCCGCTGGTTCCATGGACCCGCCGAAGCGGTGCTGGTCTCGACCCGCTCGGTGCGGCAGCAATTGCGTGCCCATGGGCTGGCGCAGGTCCGTGCATGGGGCAGGGGGGTGGACCTTGTCGCCTTCACCCCCAAGGCGCCGCAGCCCGCCGCCTTCGCCGACCTGCCCCGTCCGATCCAGCTCTATGTCGGGCGCGTGGCGGTCGAGAAAAATCTCGAAGCCTTCCTTGCCAGCGATCATCCCGGCACCAGGGTTGTCGTCGGTGACGGTCCAGCCCGCGCCATGTTGGAAAAGACCTATCCGCAGGCCCGTTTTCTTGGGCCGATGTTCGGCGCTGACCTCGCGGGCGCCTATGCGGGCGCCGATGTGTTCGTCTTCCCCAGCCGCACGGACACATTCGGCCTGGTCATGATCGAGGCGCTGGCGTGCGGCACGCCCGTTGCCGCCTATCCGGTCACCGGACCCATCGATATCGTCACGCCCGAAACCGGCGCGCTGTCCGACCGGCTGGAAGATGCCATCGCCGCCGCCCTGACCCGCGATCGGCGTGCCTGCGCCGCCTATGGGCAGAGTTTCAGCTGGGAACGCAGCGCCCAGGAATTTCTGGCGGGTCTGCACAATATCGACCGGGAAGTCCTGGAAAGCGCCGCCTGA
- a CDS encoding DUF1013 domain-containing protein — translation MPHATASWLVDNSALSFDQIAEFCGLHILEVQAIADDTAGIKYTGRDPVRAHEITMEEIHKGEANPDYRLKMLKGPEPVRRTKGPRYTPVSKRQDKPDGIAWILRNHPEISDGAIGKLIGTTRTTIAAIRDRTHWNISNIVPKDPVTLGLCSQRELDALVAKAAKKAGIETPTDSRLDGDREALINELRREREDASRRAEEALKAESDLISGAAKILDPFSDNKDHA, via the coding sequence ATGCCCCATGCGACTGCCAGTTGGCTGGTCGACAACAGCGCTCTGAGCTTTGATCAGATCGCGGAATTTTGCGGGCTGCATATTCTGGAAGTGCAGGCGATCGCCGACGATACCGCCGGCATCAAATATACCGGCCGCGACCCGGTCCGCGCCCATGAGATCACCATGGAGGAGATTCACAAGGGCGAGGCGAACCCCGATTACCGGCTGAAGATGCTGAAGGGCCCCGAGCCGGTCCGCCGTACCAAGGGGCCGCGCTACACGCCGGTTTCCAAGCGTCAGGACAAGCCGGACGGCATCGCCTGGATTCTGCGCAACCATCCGGAGATTTCGGACGGCGCCATCGGCAAGCTGATCGGCACCACCCGCACCACCATAGCCGCGATCCGCGACCGCACGCACTGGAACATCTCCAACATCGTGCCCAAGGACCCGGTGACGCTCGGCCTCTGTTCGCAGCGGGAACTGGACGCGCTGGTGGCCAAGGCCGCGAAGAAGGCAGGCATCGAGACGCCGACCGATTCGCGTCTGGATGGCGATCGGGAAGCGCTGATCAACGAACTGCGCAGGGAGCGCGAGGATGCGTCCCGCCGTGCGGAAGAGGCGCTGAAGGCTGAATCCGACCTTATTTCGGGTGCTGCCAAGATCCTCGATCCGTTCAGCGACAATAAGGACCATGCCTGA
- a CDS encoding long-chain fatty acid--CoA ligase, whose protein sequence is MESSENIWKTRYNHPSAWEQAFPPLSMVDMVVGSATANPDAVMIDFMGRKTTYGDMLRTIRRVAKGLQDLGVRQGDRVGLYLPNVPHYVAAYYGAMMAGATVVNFSPLYTAAELEHQVEDSGTKILFTLSAKALLPTALEVLDNSSLERLVVGCVAEALPPAKSVLFRLFKRAETAHVPHDPRITHYADLLRHGDDPAPVAIDPENDVALLQYTGGTTGRPKGAMLTHQNLTANARQVRLIDPHPEAPDRILAVLPFFHVFANTCVLNRTVLNGGEMVMLPRFEGTQVLAALQRTKATSLPGVPTMYQALLDHPATPNIDFSSLRLCISGGAPLPLEVKQRFEAVTGSKLVEGYGLTESSPVVCTNPYEGLNKAGTVGQPVPGTRVKLVDREDPTRPPPEGEPGELVFSGPQIMKGYWQRPDADRDVFVDGWLRTGDVGLIDEDGYVKIVDRLKDMIAVGGFKVFPSQVEAILYHHPAIKEALVIGIPDAYRGESPKAFVTLQEGAEIDGPALKDWLNPQLGKHERVSEVEVRLNLPKTLVGKLSRKELVAEERAKAETAQAKAGTAG, encoded by the coding sequence ATGGAGAGCAGCGAAAATATCTGGAAAACCCGTTATAATCACCCCTCCGCCTGGGAGCAGGCCTTCCCTCCCTTGTCCATGGTCGACATGGTGGTGGGCAGCGCGACGGCGAACCCCGATGCGGTGATGATCGACTTCATGGGTCGCAAGACGACCTATGGCGACATGCTCCGGACCATCCGGCGCGTCGCAAAGGGCTTGCAGGATCTGGGCGTGCGGCAGGGCGACCGCGTTGGCCTCTATCTTCCCAATGTCCCCCATTATGTCGCGGCCTATTATGGCGCGATGATGGCCGGGGCCACGGTTGTCAATTTCTCCCCCCTCTATACCGCCGCCGAACTGGAGCATCAGGTCGAGGACAGCGGCACGAAGATTCTCTTCACCCTGTCGGCCAAGGCGCTGCTGCCGACCGCGCTGGAGGTGCTGGACAACAGCAGCCTGGAACGACTGGTCGTCGGCTGCGTGGCGGAGGCGCTGCCCCCGGCCAAATCCGTCCTGTTCCGCCTCTTCAAGCGCGCCGAAACGGCCCATGTCCCGCATGATCCGCGTATCACCCATTATGCCGACCTGCTGCGCCATGGGGATGACCCCGCGCCCGTCGCCATCGACCCTGAAAATGATGTGGCCCTGCTGCAATATACCGGCGGCACCACAGGCCGGCCCAAGGGCGCGATGCTCACCCATCAGAATCTGACCGCCAATGCCCGGCAGGTCCGCCTGATCGACCCGCATCCCGAGGCGCCCGACCGCATATTGGCGGTGCTGCCCTTCTTCCACGTCTTCGCCAATACCTGCGTCCTCAACCGCACGGTGCTGAACGGCGGGGAAATGGTGATGCTGCCCCGCTTCGAGGGGACGCAGGTCCTGGCCGCGCTCCAGCGGACCAAGGCCACCTCGCTGCCGGGCGTGCCGACCATGTATCAGGCGCTGCTGGATCATCCGGCGACGCCCAATATCGACTTCTCCTCGTTGCGCCTCTGCATTTCGGGCGGCGCGCCGCTGCCGCTGGAGGTCAAGCAACGGTTCGAGGCGGTGACGGGCTCCAAGCTGGTCGAAGGCTATGGCCTCACCGAAAGCAGCCCGGTCGTCTGCACCAACCCCTATGAAGGGCTGAACAAGGCCGGCACGGTGGGACAACCCGTCCCCGGCACCCGCGTCAAGCTGGTCGACCGGGAGGACCCGACCCGCCCGCCGCCTGAAGGCGAACCGGGCGAACTGGTCTTTTCCGGGCCGCAGATCATGAAGGGCTATTGGCAGCGGCCCGACGCCGACAGGGATGTGTTCGTCGACGGCTGGCTGCGCACCGGCGACGTCGGGCTGATCGACGAGGACGGTTATGTGAAGATCGTCGATCGGTTGAAGGATATGATCGCCGTCGGCGGCTTCAAGGTTTTCCCCAGCCAGGTCGAGGCGATCCTCTACCATCATCCGGCGATCAAGGAAGCGCTGGTGATCGGCATTCCCGATGCCTATCGCGGCGAAAGCCCCAAGGCATTCGTGACGCTTCAGGAGGGCGCGGAGATTGACGGTCCGGCGCTCAAGGACTGGCTCAACCCCCAACTCGGCAAGCATGAGCGGGTGAGCGAAGTCGAAGTGCGCCTGAACCTGCCCAAGACGCTGGTCGGCAAGCTGTCCCGCAAGGAACTGGTGGCCGAGGAGCGGGCCAAGGCGGAAACCGCGCAGGCGAAGGCTGGAACAGCGGGCTGA
- the msrA gene encoding peptide-methionine (S)-S-oxide reductase MsrA, with translation MAEEIATLAGGCFWCTEAVYQNLKGVKAVESGYIGGTLPNPTYEQVCSGATGHAEAIRISYDPAVIGYGDLLDIFFATHDPTTLNRQGNDIGTQYRSAIFPHSPEQEAEARAGIERAQTDQANPIVTAIEPDAPWYPAEDYHQKYWERVGDRNPYCMAVIPPKLAKLRKGFAERIGG, from the coding sequence ATGGCGGAAGAGATCGCAACCCTGGCGGGTGGCTGCTTCTGGTGCACCGAGGCGGTTTACCAGAACCTCAAGGGCGTGAAGGCTGTCGAGAGCGGCTATATCGGTGGTACGCTGCCCAATCCGACCTATGAGCAGGTCTGCTCCGGCGCGACCGGCCATGCCGAGGCGATCCGCATCAGCTATGATCCGGCGGTGATCGGCTATGGCGATCTGCTGGACATTTTCTTCGCCACCCATGATCCGACGACGCTGAATCGCCAGGGCAATGATATCGGGACCCAGTACCGCTCCGCCATCTTTCCCCATTCGCCTGAGCAGGAGGCGGAGGCGAGGGCCGGTATCGAGCGTGCCCAGACGGATCAGGCGAACCCCATCGTCACCGCCATCGAGCCTGATGCCCCATGGTATCCGGCCGAGGATTATCATCAGAAATATTGGGAACGGGTGGGGGATCGCAACCCCTATTGCATGGCCGTGATCCCGCCCAAGCTCGCCAAGCTGCGCAAGGGCTTTGCCGAACGGATCGGCGGCTAA